The following are from one region of the Synechococcus sp. CBW1108 genome:
- a CDS encoding alpha/beta hydrolase gives MQLIAMHGWAGDAQGMEPFQAAWSARGWRGQCGERGYAGQTPQAVNWLAGGGLKVVVAHSLGPHLLPATVLEQADAVVLLASFGRFLPEGKDGRRLAAAVAAMADQLGSSQADSMIETFLEKAAAPQAPSQLPPGITARALLEPGRRRLAEDLALLAATTGLPAGFPSRARVLIVEGREDQIVVPEARRLLREALPSADSLELAGVGHCLVSSSLVGMVCAWIEALP, from the coding sequence ATGCAGCTGATCGCCATGCACGGCTGGGCCGGCGATGCCCAGGGAATGGAACCATTCCAGGCCGCCTGGAGCGCCCGTGGCTGGCGGGGGCAGTGCGGCGAACGGGGTTACGCCGGCCAGACCCCCCAGGCGGTTAACTGGCTGGCCGGCGGCGGGCTGAAGGTGGTGGTCGCCCACTCGCTCGGCCCCCACCTGCTGCCCGCCACCGTGCTGGAGCAGGCCGATGCGGTGGTGCTGCTGGCCAGCTTTGGCCGCTTCCTGCCGGAGGGCAAGGACGGCCGCCGGCTGGCCGCAGCCGTGGCCGCCATGGCCGACCAGCTGGGGAGCAGCCAGGCCGACTCCATGATTGAGACCTTCCTGGAGAAGGCCGCGGCCCCCCAGGCGCCCAGCCAGCTGCCGCCGGGCATCACGGCCAGAGCCCTGCTGGAGCCGGGGCGGCGGCGGCTGGCTGAGGATCTGGCCCTGCTGGCCGCCACCACCGGCCTGCCGGCGGGCTTCCCGAGCCGGGCCCGGGTGTTGATCGTGGAGGGCAGGGAGGATCAGATCGTGGTTCCGGAAGCCCGCCGGCTGCTGCGCGAGGCCCTGCCCTCCGCCGACAGCCTCGAGCTGGCCGGGGTGGGGCACTGTCTGGTGAGTTCGTCCCTGGTGGGCATGGTGTGCGCCTGGATCGAGGCCCTGCCATGA
- the rsmG gene encoding 16S rRNA (guanine(527)-N(7))-methyltransferase RsmG has protein sequence MARTLTGNAFWHTLGWQPSAEQERQLGALQEQLRHWNSKHNLTRLVEGDDFWIAQVFDSLWPLTPLLGTDAAQAPLRLIDVGTGGGFPGLALAIAFPQAELTLVDSVGRKVEAVGAMAAALGLAERVQLRCERIERTGRLQACRGQFDWALARAVARAPVVAEYLVPLLAPQGRALLYRGQWSAADQGELDAALVLLRASTEQCLSRELPSGRGLRHALVVKSLDPCPACYPRAVGLPAKQPLGAALKPAGGEAGCA, from the coding sequence ATGGCCCGAACCCTCACCGGCAATGCCTTTTGGCACACCCTGGGCTGGCAGCCCAGCGCTGAGCAGGAAAGGCAGCTGGGCGCCCTGCAGGAGCAGCTGCGCCATTGGAACAGCAAGCACAACCTGACCCGCCTGGTGGAGGGCGACGACTTCTGGATCGCCCAGGTGTTCGACAGCCTCTGGCCCCTGACGCCCCTGCTGGGCACGGATGCGGCCCAGGCCCCTTTGCGGCTGATCGATGTGGGCACCGGCGGCGGCTTCCCAGGGCTTGCCCTGGCGATCGCCTTTCCCCAGGCCGAGCTCACCCTGGTGGACTCGGTGGGCCGCAAGGTGGAGGCGGTGGGAGCAATGGCGGCTGCCCTGGGGCTGGCGGAGCGGGTACAGCTGCGCTGTGAACGGATCGAGCGCACAGGCAGGCTCCAGGCCTGCCGTGGCCAGTTCGACTGGGCCCTGGCCAGGGCCGTTGCCCGGGCACCGGTGGTGGCCGAATACCTGGTGCCCCTACTGGCCCCCCAGGGTCGGGCCCTGCTCTACCGCGGGCAGTGGTCGGCGGCAGACCAGGGCGAGCTGGACGCGGCCCTGGTCCTCCTGCGGGCCAGTACCGAGCAGTGCCTGAGCCGGGAGCTGCCCAGCGGTCGCGGCCTGCGCCACGCCCTGGTAGTGAAGTCCCTGGACCCCTGCCCGGCCTGCTACCCCAGGGCGGTGGGCCTGCCCGCCAAGCAACCCCTCGGGGCCGCGCTCAAACCGGCTGGCGGCGAGGCAGGTTGCGCTTGA
- a CDS encoding J domain-containing protein has translation MASPAPPASTSHYALLQVAETASPQELRRAFRGLSKLYHPDTTLLPAPEAAALFQLLQQAYAVLSDPELRRRYDAELHPVLPQRPPPLAAMAAAPPRRVSVRRDLSGGEWLALLLLGFALLVSLVLGVGVAWMRGVELVQLPSWWAGAGSMTGLGP, from the coding sequence TTGGCCAGCCCTGCTCCCCCTGCTTCAACCAGCCACTACGCCCTGCTTCAGGTGGCAGAGACGGCTTCGCCCCAGGAGTTGCGCAGGGCTTTTCGCGGCCTGAGCAAGCTGTATCACCCCGACACAACCCTGCTGCCGGCGCCTGAAGCTGCTGCCCTGTTCCAACTGCTGCAACAGGCCTATGCGGTGCTGAGCGATCCGGAGTTGCGCCGGCGTTACGACGCCGAGCTCCATCCGGTTTTGCCCCAGCGCCCCCCCCCATTGGCGGCCATGGCTGCCGCGCCGCCGCGGCGGGTTTCGGTGCGGCGCGACCTCTCCGGCGGCGAGTGGCTGGCCCTGTTGCTGCTCGGTTTTGCCCTGCTGGTGAGCTTGGTGCTCGGCGTGGGGGTGGCCTGGATGCGGGGTGTCGAGCTGGTGCAGTTGCCCTCCTGGTGGGCTGGGGCCGGCTCCATGACAGGGTTGGGCCCATGA
- a CDS encoding HEAT repeat domain-containing protein, translated as MSLSPQPDQPSGPYDESPQELYLDPEVLAQELAEELLGDPLDDFDTSDPTASDVAAECDLGLQFLRGEAGGEAGGSSHDQRMQGLRIFCEHRDPRALPLLLPLLAVSCPIVRMSAVYALGRNPSPLAVEPLLALLAADDNGYVRKAVAWSLGNYPDAPVLNPLIRSLQVDIAAVRLWAASSLAEAGCSGPAKADPAAAQLLLSLRIDSEAAVRSNSAWSLGRLYGDLVEPRQQVVVESLLTAMLHDGESGVRDEARLALEQLEQPEVLERLQTLVDEGLLS; from the coding sequence GTGAGCCTGTCCCCCCAGCCTGACCAGCCATCTGGCCCCTACGACGAAAGCCCCCAGGAGCTCTACCTCGACCCGGAGGTGCTTGCCCAGGAATTGGCCGAGGAGCTGCTCGGCGATCCCCTTGATGACTTTGACACCAGCGATCCAACCGCCAGTGATGTGGCGGCGGAGTGCGATCTGGGGCTGCAGTTCCTCCGCGGTGAAGCTGGTGGTGAAGCTGGCGGCAGCAGCCACGACCAGCGCATGCAGGGTCTGCGGATCTTTTGCGAGCACCGTGATCCCCGGGCCCTGCCCCTGCTGCTGCCGCTGCTGGCGGTGAGCTGTCCGATTGTGCGCATGAGCGCGGTCTATGCCCTGGGCCGCAATCCCAGCCCCCTGGCGGTTGAGCCCCTGTTGGCCCTGCTGGCAGCAGATGACAACGGTTACGTGCGCAAGGCCGTCGCCTGGAGCCTCGGCAACTACCCCGATGCCCCGGTGCTGAACCCCTTGATCCGCTCCCTGCAGGTGGACATTGCGGCCGTGCGCCTCTGGGCGGCCAGCTCCCTGGCGGAGGCGGGCTGCAGCGGCCCCGCCAAGGCCGATCCGGCGGCGGCCCAGCTGTTGTTGAGCCTGCGCATCGACAGCGAAGCGGCGGTGCGCAGCAACAGTGCCTGGTCCCTTGGCCGGTTGTATGGCGACCTGGTGGAGCCCCGTCAGCAGGTGGTGGTGGAATCACTGTTGACGGCCATGCTCCACGATGGTGAGTCGGGGGTGCGGGATGAAGCCCGGCTGGCCCTGGAGCAACTGGAGCAACCGGAGGTGCTGGAGCGACTCCAGACCCTGGTGGACGAAGGCCTGCTCAGCTGA
- a CDS encoding methyltransferase domain-containing protein, giving the protein MSAAPFSQRVSARFGRHAGPYSSQARLQQGVAWRLAHLCATLPIPAAGPRADLGAGSGLVGQALGRQGRLEPMLQLDICPELLAQNPLAGPDQRLLWDLNQGLPESLQQAALLSSSFALQWLDEPATQLRHWCSRLRPGGWLALAVPTSGSFPEWHQAAAAAGVPCSALALPEAQALEAVASEAVADRGELELRHCQRLQFSRNYGSGQGFLQQLKTLGASASRCDRLAPGQLRQLLGHWPAPGRVSWEVLVLLAQRPGSNYQP; this is encoded by the coding sequence ATGAGCGCTGCCCCCTTCAGCCAGCGGGTGAGTGCCCGCTTCGGCCGCCACGCCGGCCCCTATTCCAGCCAGGCCCGCCTGCAGCAAGGGGTGGCCTGGCGGCTGGCCCATCTCTGCGCAACCCTGCCGATCCCCGCCGCAGGTCCCCGGGCCGACCTGGGCGCCGGCAGCGGCCTGGTCGGTCAGGCCCTTGGCCGGCAGGGCAGGCTGGAGCCCATGCTGCAGCTGGATATCTGCCCCGAGCTGCTGGCCCAAAACCCCCTGGCCGGGCCGGACCAGCGCCTGCTCTGGGATCTCAACCAGGGGCTGCCCGAATCCCTGCAGCAGGCCGCCCTGCTCAGCTCCAGCTTTGCCCTGCAGTGGCTCGACGAACCCGCCACCCAGTTGCGGCACTGGTGCAGCCGGCTGCGACCAGGGGGCTGGCTGGCCCTGGCCGTGCCAACCAGCGGCAGCTTTCCCGAATGGCACCAGGCCGCCGCCGCCGCCGGGGTGCCCTGCAGCGCCCTGGCCCTGCCGGAGGCACAAGCGTTGGAGGCAGTTGCGTCGGAGGCAGTGGCCGACCGGGGTGAACTGGAGCTGCGGCACTGCCAAAGGCTGCAGTTCAGCCGCAACTACGGCAGCGGCCAGGGCTTTCTGCAGCAACTCAAAACCCTGGGGGCCAGCGCCAGCCGCTGCGACCGCCTGGCCCCCGGCCAGCTGCGCCAGCTACTGGGCCACTGGCCGGCCCCAGGCCGGGTCAGCTGGGAGGTGCTGGTGCTGCTGGCCCAGCGCCCCGGCTCCAACTACCAGCCATGA
- the bioD gene encoding dethiobiotin synthase, with product MTRSRRQLVVCGTDTDVGKTVVSALVVQGLGAHYWKPVQSGLEGGGDTGRLQALLQLPAERLLAEAYRLRAPVSPHWAAEREGIKIDPARLALPAVTGPLVVETAGGLLVPLRRDWLQIDQLAVWGLPVLLVARSGLGTLNHTLLSVEALRRRGLHLLGLVLNGPLHQDNPATLAALAQAPVLAQLPPLEPLSAEALAGQWQAQQLGPNLSSALDEL from the coding sequence ATGACCCGTTCCAGACGCCAGCTGGTGGTCTGCGGCACCGACACCGACGTGGGCAAGACCGTCGTCAGCGCCCTGGTGGTGCAGGGCCTGGGCGCCCACTACTGGAAACCGGTGCAGAGCGGCCTGGAGGGCGGCGGCGACACGGGCCGGCTGCAGGCCCTGTTGCAACTCCCCGCCGAACGCCTGCTGGCGGAGGCCTACCGCCTGCGGGCGCCGGTGTCGCCCCACTGGGCCGCCGAACGCGAAGGGATCAAGATCGATCCGGCCCGGCTGGCCCTGCCGGCGGTGACCGGGCCCTTGGTGGTGGAAACCGCCGGCGGCCTGCTGGTGCCCCTGCGGCGGGACTGGCTGCAGATCGACCAGCTGGCCGTGTGGGGGTTGCCGGTACTGCTGGTGGCCCGCAGTGGCCTGGGCACGCTCAACCACACCCTGCTGTCGGTGGAAGCCCTGCGCCGCCGGGGGCTGCATCTGCTGGGCCTGGTACTCAACGGTCCGCTCCACCAGGACAACCCAGCCACCCTGGCCGCCCTGGCCCAGGCCCCGGTACTGGCCCAGTTGCCGCCGCTGGAGCCCCTCAGCGCCGAAGCGCTGGCGGGCCAATGGCAGGCCCAGCAGTTGGGCCCTAACCTCAGCTCGGCCCTTGATGAGCTCTAA
- a CDS encoding aminotransferase class I/II-fold pyridoxal phosphate-dependent enzyme encodes MRRQLALLPEQRRRGLRSFEPGQAAARLQVDGAPLLDLASNDYLGLSCHPAVVAAAQAAAALEGVGAGASRLVSGSRPGHQALERALATWLGRERVLLFPSGFQANLAAVLALADRHSLVLADRLIHHSLLTGVRASGARLQRFAHNDLNDLGRRLQLARQARPGQRLLVLSESLFSMQGTSPDVAALAALCQSHGAALLLDEAHALGVLGPGGRGLGYGLNGAKGQGEIALLSGTFGKAFGSGGAFLAGDALVMEWLLQFSGSFRYTTALAPPLAAAALAALGQIQANPPGPALLLRAKRWRSALEAAGWPRPPGLGPILPLLVGDDGLALELQQRLEAAGLLGVAIRPPTVPEGSARLRLVLRADLPLGSLERLLTALGSPQGQKLPCS; translated from the coding sequence CTGCGGCGCCAGCTGGCGCTCCTGCCGGAGCAGCGCCGCCGCGGCCTGCGCAGCTTCGAGCCCGGCCAGGCCGCCGCCCGACTGCAGGTCGACGGGGCGCCCCTGCTGGATCTGGCCAGCAACGACTACCTGGGCCTGAGCTGCCATCCCGCCGTGGTTGCCGCCGCCCAGGCCGCCGCGGCCCTCGAGGGGGTCGGAGCAGGCGCCTCCCGGCTGGTGAGCGGCAGCCGGCCGGGGCACCAGGCCCTGGAGCGGGCCCTGGCGACCTGGCTGGGGCGGGAGCGGGTGCTGCTCTTTCCCAGCGGCTTTCAGGCCAACCTGGCGGCCGTGCTGGCCCTGGCCGATCGCCATAGCCTGGTACTGGCCGACCGGCTGATCCACCACTCCCTGCTCACTGGGGTGCGGGCCAGCGGCGCCCGGCTGCAGCGCTTTGCCCACAACGACCTCAACGACCTGGGGCGGCGCCTCCAGCTGGCGCGGCAGGCGCGGCCGGGGCAGCGGCTGCTGGTGCTGAGCGAAAGTCTGTTTTCCATGCAGGGCACAAGTCCGGATGTGGCCGCCCTGGCGGCCCTCTGCCAGAGCCACGGCGCCGCCCTGCTGCTGGATGAGGCCCATGCCCTCGGGGTGCTCGGCCCCGGCGGCCGCGGGCTGGGATATGGCCTCAACGGGGCAAAGGGCCAGGGGGAGATCGCCCTGCTCAGCGGCACCTTCGGCAAGGCCTTCGGCAGCGGTGGCGCCTTCCTGGCCGGCGACGCCCTGGTGATGGAATGGTTGCTGCAATTCAGCGGCTCCTTCCGCTACACCACGGCCCTGGCCCCGCCCCTGGCCGCCGCAGCCCTGGCCGCCCTCGGCCAGATCCAGGCCAACCCCCCCGGCCCTGCACTGCTGCTGCGGGCCAAGCGCTGGCGCAGCGCCCTGGAGGCCGCCGGCTGGCCGCGCCCCCCCGGCCTGGGGCCGATCCTGCCCCTGTTGGTGGGCGATGACGGCCTGGCCCTGGAACTGCAGCAACGCCTGGAGGCCGCCGGCCTGCTGGGGGTAGCGATCCGGCCGCCCACCGTGCCCGAGGGCAGCGCCCGGCTGCGCCTGGTGCTGCGGGCCGACCTGCCGCTGGGCAGCCTGGAACGGTTGCTGACGGCCCTGGGATCCCCACAAGGCCAAAAATTGCCATGCAGCTGA
- a CDS encoding RNA helicase: MAPNGLDPATIFLFPLDDFQLEAIDALQQGHSVVVSAPTGSGKTLVGEYAIYRALAHGQKVFYTTPLKALSNQKLRDFREQFGAERVGLLTGDMSLNREAQVVVMTTEIFRNMLYAEADAGDDPLEGVEAVVLDECHYMNDSQRGTVWEESIIHCPPSIQLVALSATVANAGQLTDWINRVHGPTSLVHSDHRPVPLAFSFCSAKGLHPLLNDEGTGLHPNCKVWRAPKGSRRKGPKIPKPPQPEAPPLGFVVAQMAERDMLPAIYFIFSRRGCDKGVKELGRASLVTPAEQARIQARLDLFVATTPEAVREGGHAEALLRGIASHHAGVLPAWKELIEDLFQQGLIKVVFATETLAAGINMPARTTVISALSKRTERGHRPLMGSEFLQMAGRAGRRGLDSQGYVVTVQSRFEGVREAGQLATAPADPLVSQFTPSYGMVLNLLQRYPLAKARELVERSFGRYLATLDLVEDEARIAQLMQQLAGLEDGSGEVPWDDFEDYEKRRAHLREERRIQRTLQQQAEETLAHELTLALQFASEGSLVSLKAPQLRGRVTPAVIVEKVKGPGQFPLLKCLTDENLWVLLPCQGVVSLHAELSCLQVGQVDAPELGHAGEIRHGDQASGGLALAVASMASRHDMATPQYDLAGEVRAQAQLVDQLEERLELHPAHRWGDRRQLTKHRRRMEELQVEIGERQQLLHFRSNRHWETFLALIEVLRHFGALAGPEGLEPTEVGRTVAALRGDNELWLGLALMSGHLDELDPPQLAAVFEAISTEVSRPDLWSGYPPPPAVEEALHALRGLRRELERQQEGAKVTFPLWWEPELTGLVDAWAKGASWSDMIANTSLDEGDVVRILRRTVDLLAQVPYCEAISQQLRNNARAALKAINRFPVCEIEDLLPKAPAAIARPPGDPGG, translated from the coding sequence GTGGCGCCCAACGGGCTCGATCCGGCTACAATTTTTCTCTTTCCCCTAGATGATTTCCAGCTGGAGGCGATCGATGCCCTCCAGCAGGGCCATTCGGTTGTGGTGAGTGCGCCCACGGGTTCGGGCAAGACCCTGGTGGGCGAATACGCCATCTACCGGGCCCTGGCCCATGGCCAGAAGGTTTTTTACACCACGCCGCTGAAGGCGCTCTCCAACCAGAAGCTGCGCGATTTCCGCGAGCAGTTTGGCGCCGAGAGGGTGGGGCTGCTCACCGGTGATATGAGCCTCAACCGGGAGGCCCAGGTGGTGGTAATGACCACCGAGATCTTCCGCAACATGCTCTACGCGGAAGCCGATGCGGGAGATGACCCGCTGGAGGGCGTGGAGGCGGTGGTGCTCGACGAGTGCCACTACATGAATGATTCCCAGCGCGGCACCGTGTGGGAAGAATCGATCATCCACTGTCCTCCCTCAATTCAGCTGGTGGCGCTGTCGGCCACGGTGGCCAATGCCGGCCAGCTCACCGACTGGATCAATCGGGTGCATGGCCCCACCTCGCTGGTGCACAGCGACCACCGGCCCGTGCCCCTGGCCTTCAGCTTCTGCAGCGCCAAGGGCCTGCACCCCCTGCTCAACGACGAGGGCACGGGTCTCCATCCCAACTGCAAGGTGTGGCGGGCTCCCAAGGGCAGTCGCCGCAAGGGCCCCAAAATCCCCAAGCCGCCCCAGCCCGAGGCACCGCCCCTGGGCTTTGTGGTGGCCCAGATGGCCGAGCGCGACATGCTGCCGGCCATCTATTTCATCTTCAGTCGCCGCGGCTGCGACAAGGGGGTCAAGGAGCTGGGCAGGGCCTCTCTGGTGACGCCCGCCGAGCAGGCCCGCATTCAGGCCCGACTGGATCTGTTTGTGGCAACCACCCCCGAGGCCGTGCGCGAGGGAGGCCATGCCGAAGCCCTGCTGCGGGGCATCGCCTCCCACCACGCCGGGGTGTTGCCGGCCTGGAAGGAACTTATCGAGGATCTCTTTCAGCAGGGCCTGATCAAGGTGGTGTTCGCCACCGAAACCCTGGCCGCGGGCATCAACATGCCGGCCCGCACCACAGTGATCTCTGCACTATCGAAGCGCACCGAGCGGGGCCACCGGCCGCTGATGGGCAGTGAATTCCTGCAGATGGCCGGCCGGGCCGGGCGGCGGGGGCTCGACTCCCAGGGCTACGTGGTGACCGTGCAGAGCCGCTTTGAGGGGGTGCGGGAGGCGGGCCAGCTGGCGACTGCGCCGGCCGATCCGCTGGTGAGCCAGTTCACGCCCAGCTACGGCATGGTGCTCAACCTGCTGCAGCGCTACCCCCTGGCCAAGGCCAGGGAGCTGGTGGAGCGCAGCTTTGGCCGCTACCTGGCCACCTTGGATCTGGTGGAGGACGAAGCCCGAATTGCCCAGTTGATGCAGCAGCTGGCGGGCCTGGAAGACGGCTCGGGCGAGGTGCCCTGGGACGATTTTGAAGACTACGAAAAGCGGCGGGCTCACCTGCGCGAGGAGCGCCGCATCCAGCGGACCCTGCAGCAGCAAGCCGAGGAAACCCTCGCCCACGAGCTCACCTTGGCGCTGCAATTTGCCAGCGAGGGCAGCCTGGTGAGCCTGAAGGCGCCCCAGTTGCGCGGCCGGGTGACGCCGGCAGTGATTGTGGAGAAGGTGAAGGGGCCCGGTCAGTTCCCCCTGCTCAAGTGCCTCACCGATGAGAACCTCTGGGTGTTGCTGCCCTGCCAGGGGGTCGTGAGCCTGCATGCCGAGCTCAGCTGCCTGCAGGTGGGCCAGGTGGATGCCCCCGAGCTAGGCCACGCCGGTGAGATCCGCCATGGCGACCAGGCCAGTGGCGGCCTGGCCCTGGCGGTGGCCTCGATGGCCAGCCGCCACGACATGGCCACCCCCCAGTACGACCTGGCCGGTGAGGTGCGGGCCCAGGCCCAGCTCGTAGATCAGCTGGAGGAGCGGCTCGAGCTGCATCCGGCCCACCGCTGGGGCGACCGCCGCCAGCTGACAAAGCACCGCCGCCGGATGGAGGAGCTCCAGGTTGAGATTGGCGAGCGCCAGCAGTTGCTGCACTTCAGGTCGAACAGGCACTGGGAAACCTTCCTGGCCCTGATCGAGGTGCTGCGACACTTCGGTGCCCTGGCCGGCCCCGAGGGTCTAGAGCCCACCGAGGTGGGCCGCACTGTGGCGGCCCTGCGCGGCGACAACGAGCTGTGGCTGGGCCTGGCCCTGATGAGCGGCCACCTCGACGAGCTCGATCCGCCCCAGCTGGCGGCGGTGTTTGAGGCGATCTCCACCGAGGTGAGCCGGCCCGATCTCTGGAGTGGTTATCCACCGCCCCCGGCGGTGGAGGAGGCCCTGCACGCCCTGCGCGGCCTGCGCCGGGAGCTGGAGCGCCAGCAGGAGGGGGCCAAGGTGACCTTCCCGCTCTGGTGGGAGCCAGAACTCACCGGCCTGGTTGACGCCTGGGCCAAAGGGGCCAGCTGGAGCGACATGATCGCCAACACCTCCCTCGATGAGGGGGATGTGGTGAGGATCCTGCGCCGCACCGTGGATCTGCTGGCCCAGGTGCCCTACTGCGAAGCGATCAGCCAGCAGCTGCGCAACAACGCCCGGGCCGCCCTCAAGGCGATCAACCGCTTCCCGGTTTGCGAGATCGAGGATCTGTTGCCCAAGGCGCCGGCGGCGATTGCCAGGCCGCCTGGGGATCCTGGGGGTTGA
- a CDS encoding ferredoxin, with amino-acid sequence MADPALAFQAAVQAPGSLRTGMEPLLGGGLRQKAVWVDEAVCIGCRYCAHVATNTFVVEPDWGRSRALRQDGDSTELIQEAIDTCPVDCIHWVAYEQLGELQHQLAAQEILPLGVPSPARLKRNLPRRQPV; translated from the coding sequence ATGGCAGATCCGGCACTGGCCTTCCAGGCGGCAGTCCAGGCCCCAGGTTCCCTGCGCACCGGCATGGAGCCTCTGCTGGGCGGGGGCCTGCGCCAGAAGGCAGTCTGGGTTGATGAGGCTGTCTGTATCGGCTGCCGCTACTGCGCCCATGTGGCCACCAACACCTTCGTGGTTGAGCCCGACTGGGGCCGCTCCCGGGCGCTCCGCCAGGATGGCGATTCCACCGAGTTGATCCAGGAGGCGATAGACACCTGTCCGGTGGACTGCATTCACTGGGTGGCCTACGAGCAGCTGGGTGAGCTCCAGCACCAGCTGGCTGCCCAGGAGATCCTGCCGCTGGGGGTGCCCTCGCCGGCCCGGCTCAAGCGCAACCTGCCTCGCCGCCAGCCGGTTTGA
- a CDS encoding DUF1257 domain-containing protein, giving the protein MSHFSTIKTELRDRQALLGALRDLGHSPTEGSLQVRGYRGQTLEAQLAVLQPNGADIGFRLNTDTGSYELVTDLDLWNQSVPVERFVAQLSQRYALRTILAASAEAGFELREQTQQQDGTIELVVSRWA; this is encoded by the coding sequence ATGTCGCACTTCAGCACGATCAAGACCGAGCTTCGCGATCGCCAGGCCTTGCTCGGGGCACTCCGGGACCTGGGCCACTCCCCCACGGAGGGTTCCCTGCAGGTGCGCGGCTACCGGGGCCAAACCCTTGAGGCCCAGCTGGCGGTGCTCCAGCCCAATGGTGCCGACATCGGCTTCCGGCTCAACACGGATACGGGCAGCTACGAACTGGTGACCGATCTCGACCTCTGGAATCAATCGGTGCCGGTGGAGCGCTTTGTGGCCCAGCTCAGCCAGCGCTATGCCCTGCGCACCATCCTTGCGGCCAGTGCGGAAGCGGGCTTTGAACTGCGCGAGCAAACCCAGCAGCAGGACGGCACCATCGAGCTTGTTGTGAGCCGTTGGGCCTAG
- a CDS encoding DUF2997 domain-containing protein, with product MEEHTIHFRIRPDGRVEELVEGFRGPGCAQLTERIEAGLGVVQRRQSTAEAFQTQQQGQSQLQGLGQPLTNPQPLSRP from the coding sequence ATGGAAGAGCACACCATCCATTTTCGGATCAGGCCCGATGGCCGGGTCGAAGAGCTGGTGGAAGGGTTTCGGGGCCCGGGCTGCGCCCAGCTCACCGAAAGGATCGAAGCCGGCTTGGGCGTGGTTCAGCGGCGCCAGAGCACGGCTGAAGCGTTCCAGACCCAACAACAGGGCCAATCCCAGCTTCAAGGCCTGGGGCAACCCTTGACCAATCCCCAGCCCTTATCCCGGCCCTAA
- a CDS encoding DUF3143 domain-containing protein, translating to MSELPSPQTPLYHHPLPALENWLVQLGASRQRDNPCLWDLHRPEWSAQIELEVEELKVSWHHDGQVSVRHFPYGLSRADAEAVILAGP from the coding sequence ATGAGCGAACTGCCCAGTCCCCAGACCCCCCTTTACCACCATCCCCTGCCGGCGCTTGAAAACTGGCTGGTCCAGCTGGGCGCCAGCCGGCAGCGGGACAACCCCTGTCTGTGGGATCTGCACCGGCCGGAATGGAGTGCTCAGATTGAGCTGGAGGTGGAGGAGCTCAAGGTGAGCTGGCATCACGACGGCCAGGTGTCAGTGCGCCACTTTCCCTATGGCCTGTCGAGGGCTGATGCCGAGGCGGTGATCCTGGCCGGCCCCTAG